In the genome of Acetobacter oryzifermentans, one region contains:
- a CDS encoding DsbA family protein, with protein MVFLWINLLYGGQQQPNLAVMTARAIPFQFMDKDTMQNLKSFFRLTVSAGALATALFCADSAPVRAADSSFTPAQRAEIVNIMRNALKTDPTILSDAIASLQNQAAAQKNASALDLVRHNKPLFGGSSTDVVLGNPQGSLNVVEFYDPRCPYCRKVLDDLDALVAAEPDLRLVEKVIPVLGANSTLDAQAIMAAGLQGKYIPFQKILMADSSAPGMDRIRNAAHQAGLDTDKLVKDMKSSAVTTALAKNVALARSINLEGTPTFIIGDQAIIPGAVSLSELKTAVDKLKSSH; from the coding sequence ATGGTATTCCTCTGGATTAACCTGCTTTACGGCGGGCAGCAACAGCCCAACCTTGCCGTAATGACCGCACGTGCCATACCATTCCAGTTTATGGACAAGGACACCATGCAGAATCTGAAATCTTTCTTCCGCCTTACAGTAAGCGCTGGCGCATTGGCCACCGCTCTGTTTTGTGCGGACTCCGCGCCTGTACGTGCAGCAGACAGCAGCTTTACACCAGCCCAGCGTGCCGAAATTGTAAACATCATGCGCAACGCCCTGAAAACCGACCCCACTATTCTGTCGGATGCGATTGCCTCCCTGCAAAACCAAGCTGCAGCGCAGAAAAATGCCTCTGCGCTAGACTTAGTACGCCATAACAAGCCGCTTTTTGGCGGAAGTTCTACTGATGTGGTGCTAGGGAACCCACAGGGCTCCCTGAATGTGGTGGAGTTTTACGATCCACGCTGCCCTTACTGCCGCAAGGTTCTGGATGATCTGGATGCGCTTGTTGCCGCAGAACCAGACTTAAGGCTGGTGGAAAAGGTTATCCCTGTTCTGGGGGCTAATAGCACACTGGATGCGCAGGCCATTATGGCTGCTGGCCTACAGGGCAAGTACATTCCATTCCAAAAAATCCTGATGGCGGATTCTTCTGCCCCCGGCATGGATCGAATCCGGAATGCAGCACATCAGGCAGGACTGGATACAGACAAGCTGGTGAAGGATATGAAAAGCTCAGCCGTTACCACAGCGCTGGCAAAAAATGTTGCTCTGGCCCGCTCCATCAATCTGGAAGGAACGCCCACCTTCATTATTGGGGATCAGGCAATTATTCCCGGTGCAGTTTCTCTGTCTGAACTTAAAACTGCCGTGGATAAGCTGAAAAGCAGCCACTAA
- a CDS encoding gamma-glutamyltransferase, which produces MAARSIIPRFTRFKTVLSGSRKRAGALALALTSVLPACSSGSHIAQPVETGFVGEVVADEPQAVLVGRDVLAKGGNAADAAAALGLALSVTLPSRASLGGGGACLAWKPGESAGQAFVFLPRAGLNDAGADRPASAPMLARGLYLMQLRYGSVDFADLLLPARNLASRGVPVGGLLASDLAAVQAPLLADEKTRAIFGNANGNVLVADDVMVQTRLAGALERMRIAGVGDLYAGALGQTFAEAARVAGAGLTTLDLRAAIPVAAQPLTARVDGIDISFLPPPADGGFGMAAAYLSNVGQNGGRVRAETAVSGWRARQGAKGAATSIADAQALLNSGHIPAGSVLPALPASTSFVVTDRQGESVSCAFTMNNLFGTGRIAGSTGIMLGASPVRKPLPLLPVAIAHRGNQFQAAATASGQNVAADTAAVALQAAIAGSRPQVTNGVGRANFVSCPAGLPGDGSKCFGWTDPRGFGLALSSDHGKKS; this is translated from the coding sequence GTGGCCGCCCGTTCTATTATCCCCCGTTTTACGCGGTTTAAAACCGTGCTTTCTGGTTCTCGCAAGCGTGCGGGGGCTTTGGCTCTTGCTCTTACCTCTGTTCTGCCAGCCTGTAGTTCTGGCAGTCATATTGCGCAACCTGTGGAAACAGGATTTGTGGGAGAGGTTGTGGCGGATGAACCGCAGGCCGTTCTGGTTGGGCGTGATGTTCTGGCTAAAGGGGGCAACGCAGCAGATGCTGCGGCTGCTCTTGGGTTGGCCCTTTCTGTTACGCTGCCTTCCCGAGCCTCTTTGGGTGGTGGTGGTGCATGTCTGGCATGGAAGCCGGGTGAAAGCGCTGGGCAGGCCTTTGTATTTCTGCCCAGAGCCGGGCTGAATGACGCCGGGGCGGATCGTCCCGCCTCTGCTCCCATGCTGGCGCGTGGCCTGTATTTAATGCAGCTGCGTTACGGCAGTGTGGATTTTGCTGATCTGTTGTTGCCTGCGCGTAATCTGGCCTCTCGTGGTGTGCCGGTGGGCGGGTTGTTGGCGTCTGACCTTGCTGCTGTACAGGCACCTTTGCTGGCAGATGAAAAAACCCGTGCCATTTTTGGCAATGCCAACGGCAACGTATTGGTAGCAGATGACGTGATGGTGCAGACACGTCTGGCGGGTGCACTGGAGCGGATGCGTATTGCTGGTGTGGGCGATCTTTACGCCGGCGCACTGGGCCAGACATTTGCAGAGGCTGCGCGTGTTGCCGGTGCAGGGCTGACAACGTTGGATTTGCGCGCAGCTATTCCTGTGGCAGCACAGCCGCTTACAGCGCGTGTTGATGGCATTGATATCAGCTTCTTGCCGCCACCTGCAGATGGTGGGTTTGGTATGGCTGCGGCGTATCTTTCCAATGTGGGGCAAAATGGCGGCCGCGTAAGGGCGGAAACGGCTGTATCTGGTTGGCGTGCGCGGCAGGGTGCAAAAGGAGCTGCTACCAGTATTGCAGATGCACAGGCTCTTCTGAATTCTGGCCACATTCCTGCTGGTTCGGTTCTACCTGCCTTGCCTGCTTCCACATCTTTTGTGGTGACGGATAGGCAGGGTGAATCTGTAAGTTGTGCATTCACCATGAACAATCTGTTTGGTACCGGGCGTATTGCTGGGTCTACAGGCATTATGCTGGGGGCTTCCCCCGTGCGGAAACCTTTGCCGCTTCTGCCTGTTGCTATTGCGCACCGGGGTAACCAGTTTCAGGCTGCGGCCACGGCATCTGGGCAGAATGTGGCGGCAGATACGGCAGCCGTAGCCTTGCAGGCAGCAATAGCGGGAAGTCGCCCACAGGTGACCAATGGTGTGGGGCGTGCCAATTTTGTGTCCTGCCCAGCCGGTTTGCCGGGGGATGGCAGTAAATGCTTTGGTTGGACTGACCCCAGGGGGTTTGGGCTAGCTCTTTCTTCCGATCATGGGAAAAAGAGCTGA
- the recA gene encoding recombinase RecA, translating into MDKAKALEGALGQIERAFGKGSVMRLGQRPKVEADVIPTGSLGLDIALGIGGLPRGRVVEIYGPESSGKTTLALHAIAEAQKRGGTCAFIDAEHALDPGYAKKLGVDVDNLLISQPDAGEQALEIADTLVRSGAIDVLVVDSVAALVPRAELEGDMGDSHVGLHARLMSQALRKLTGTVARSNTLMIFLNQIRLKIGVMFGNPETTTGGNALKFYSSVRMDIRRIGSIKDKDEVTGNQTRVKVVKNKMAPPFRQVEFDIMYGEGISKVGELIDLGVKAGVVEKSGSWFSYDSQRIGQGRENAKQFLRDHPEMAADIERRVREHAGVVAEAMMVAPEHHEGD; encoded by the coding sequence ATGGATAAGGCAAAGGCTCTGGAAGGCGCGCTGGGACAGATTGAACGTGCTTTTGGCAAAGGTTCTGTCATGCGCTTGGGGCAGCGGCCCAAGGTAGAGGCAGATGTTATTCCTACTGGTTCCCTTGGGCTGGATATTGCGCTGGGCATTGGTGGGTTGCCCCGTGGCCGTGTGGTGGAAATTTACGGGCCAGAAAGCTCTGGTAAAACCACGCTTGCGCTGCATGCTATTGCAGAAGCACAAAAGCGTGGTGGCACTTGTGCTTTTATTGATGCCGAGCATGCGTTGGACCCCGGTTATGCCAAAAAGCTGGGCGTGGATGTAGATAACCTGCTGATCAGCCAGCCAGATGCGGGTGAACAGGCGTTGGAAATTGCAGATACACTCGTGCGATCCGGCGCTATTGACGTTTTGGTGGTAGATAGTGTTGCAGCACTGGTGCCGCGCGCAGAACTGGAAGGAGACATGGGCGATAGCCATGTTGGCCTTCATGCGCGTTTGATGAGCCAGGCTTTGCGTAAGCTTACGGGTACGGTGGCACGCTCCAATACTCTGATGATTTTCCTGAACCAGATCCGCCTGAAAATTGGTGTGATGTTTGGTAATCCGGAAACAACCACGGGTGGTAATGCTCTGAAGTTCTATTCTTCCGTGCGTATGGATATTCGCCGCATCGGGTCCATCAAGGACAAGGATGAGGTGACAGGTAATCAGACGCGCGTAAAGGTTGTTAAAAACAAGATGGCGCCACCTTTCCGTCAGGTAGAATTTGATATCATGTACGGCGAAGGCATCAGTAAGGTTGGTGAGCTGATTGATCTTGGCGTAAAAGCCGGAGTTGTTGAAAAATCTGGCTCATGGTTTTCATACGATAGCCAGCGCATTGGGCAGGGGCGTGAAAATGCCAAGCAGTTCTTGCGTGATCACCCAGAAATGGCTGCGGATATCGAACGCCGCGTGCGTGAACACGCAGGCGTTGTTGCTGAGGCTATGATGGTGGCACCAGAACACCATGAAGGTGACTAA
- a CDS encoding GNAT family N-acetyltransferase, which produces MTPSADTTWRSMTPDDLAGVMTLTARVHPDYMEDLVVFEERLKLAPDGCFSLLRGKEVLGYLISHPWQGLVSPPLNTLLHTLPRKADSWYIHDLALSPTVRGQGFAQQALLLAEQAARRQNLHTLLLTSTCHAIGFWQKAGFTNAPTNKAEQAVLASYDAQARLLYRAIS; this is translated from the coding sequence ATGACTCCCAGCGCAGATACCACTTGGCGTTCCATGACACCAGATGATCTTGCCGGTGTTATGACATTAACTGCCCGCGTCCATCCCGATTACATGGAAGATCTGGTTGTTTTTGAAGAACGCCTAAAACTTGCACCTGATGGCTGCTTTTCTCTTTTGCGGGGTAAAGAAGTGCTTGGCTATCTGATAAGCCACCCATGGCAAGGCCTTGTTTCCCCGCCATTAAACACCTTGCTGCATACCCTGCCTCGTAAGGCAGACAGTTGGTATATTCATGATCTTGCCTTATCCCCAACAGTAAGGGGACAAGGGTTTGCGCAACAGGCTTTGCTATTGGCCGAACAGGCTGCGCGCAGGCAAAACCTGCATACTCTTTTACTTACATCTACCTGCCACGCCATTGGCTTTTGGCAGAAAGCGGGCTTTACGAATGCGCCTACCAATAAAGCAGAACAGGCGGTGCTGGCATCTTATGATGCGCAAGCCCGCCTGCTCTATCGCGCTATAAGCTAG
- a CDS encoding winged helix-turn-helix domain-containing protein codes for MTARVRLTLRLDADGKPALGHGKIHLLEKLEETGSISAAGRAMGMSYRRTWLLVDNLNQLFKEPLVITRPGGGGGAFLTLTGKTVVTLYRQIADKAAQAARSDIAELENLLSACPQKTSPE; via the coding sequence ATGACGGCACGAGTAAGACTGACATTGCGGCTAGATGCAGATGGTAAGCCTGCGTTGGGGCATGGTAAGATACATCTTCTGGAAAAGTTGGAAGAAACAGGCTCCATTTCAGCGGCGGGGCGCGCCATGGGTATGTCTTACCGCCGTACATGGCTGTTGGTAGATAATCTGAACCAGCTTTTTAAGGAACCTCTGGTTATCACGCGGCCCGGCGGTGGCGGTGGGGCTTTTCTTACACTTACAGGTAAAACTGTTGTCACGCTGTATCGGCAGATTGCAGATAAGGCAGCACAGGCTGCTCGTTCTGATATAGCGGAACTGGAAAATTTATTGTCTGCGTGCCCACAAAAAACCTCACCAGAATGA
- a CDS encoding glucan biosynthesis protein encodes MSANVQRRDVIKAGAGATLASLVGGAIGRAHAEGLANATGAFDDNTVAQIARRLANGPYKGPDQTLPKALSNLNFDQFRSIAYRPDRALWAGDNLGFDVEFYPRGFLYKPRIEIYEVQNGQAAAVPYSPDLFTYADPSLRVEDNLGFAGLRLRAPINTPGVMEEFCVFLGASYFRAVGKDQIYGLSARGFADGTGDPKGEEFALFRAFWLEKPQPGVQSVVIHALLDSPSLTGAFRFTIRPGDSTVFDVQSTLFPRTKIEQSGIAPLTGMFYFDGNDRNHIDDWRPAAHDSEALQMWTGADQQLYRPLRNPLDLQFSTFSDTSPRGFGLMQRRRSFHDYEDLALHYEKRPSLWIEPIGDWGSGWVDLVEIPTPNEVNDNIVAFWRPKEPLLAGKEYSFTYRMYWGWDAPFPTPLARIGATRVGAVVDDKTARFFAIDFVGAPFEHLPKDTHFHVSPQASAGTIRNVVVEPNPEINGWRTTFEFVPGDAKVADLSCALETDTGPVSEQWLYRWTP; translated from the coding sequence GTGTCAGCAAATGTGCAGCGACGTGATGTAATCAAGGCAGGGGCAGGTGCTACCCTGGCTTCGCTGGTAGGAGGTGCCATTGGGCGGGCACATGCCGAAGGGCTAGCAAATGCTACTGGTGCATTTGATGATAACACAGTTGCGCAGATTGCTCGCAGGCTGGCAAATGGACCTTACAAGGGGCCAGATCAAACGTTACCAAAGGCACTTTCAAACCTGAATTTTGATCAATTCCGGAGCATTGCCTACCGTCCAGATCGCGCTTTGTGGGCTGGCGATAATTTGGGTTTTGATGTGGAATTTTATCCGCGTGGTTTTTTATACAAGCCGCGGATCGAAATTTACGAAGTGCAGAATGGGCAGGCAGCAGCCGTTCCTTATTCTCCAGATTTGTTTACATATGCAGATCCTTCTTTGCGGGTAGAAGATAATCTGGGTTTTGCAGGTTTGCGGCTACGTGCCCCCATTAACACCCCGGGTGTAATGGAAGAGTTCTGTGTTTTTCTTGGGGCATCGTATTTTCGTGCAGTAGGTAAAGACCAGATTTATGGGCTTTCTGCACGTGGCTTTGCTGATGGCACGGGTGATCCTAAAGGCGAGGAATTTGCTCTTTTTCGCGCCTTCTGGTTGGAAAAACCTCAGCCGGGCGTACAGTCTGTTGTTATACATGCGTTGTTAGATAGCCCATCTCTTACAGGGGCGTTTCGTTTTACCATCCGCCCCGGTGACAGCACGGTGTTTGATGTGCAGTCCACATTATTCCCACGCACCAAGATAGAACAATCTGGCATCGCGCCCCTTACGGGCATGTTTTATTTTGATGGCAACGATCGCAACCACATTGATGACTGGCGCCCCGCTGCGCATGATAGCGAAGCTCTGCAAATGTGGACAGGAGCAGATCAACAGCTTTATCGCCCATTGCGTAACCCGCTTGATCTCCAGTTTTCAACATTTTCTGATACCTCTCCGCGCGGTTTCGGGCTGATGCAGCGCAGACGTTCTTTTCATGATTATGAAGATTTGGCCTTGCATTATGAAAAGCGTCCCTCCCTGTGGATTGAGCCTATTGGAGACTGGGGTTCCGGCTGGGTAGATTTGGTGGAAATTCCTACACCCAATGAAGTAAACGATAATATTGTTGCCTTCTGGCGGCCCAAGGAACCTTTGCTGGCTGGCAAGGAATACAGCTTCACCTATCGTATGTACTGGGGATGGGATGCACCTTTCCCCACTCCGTTGGCGCGTATTGGTGCCACACGTGTAGGCGCTGTGGTGGATGATAAGACCGCTCGTTTCTTCGCCATAGATTTTGTGGGCGCACCTTTTGAGCATCTGCCAAAAGACACGCACTTCCACGTTTCTCCGCAAGCATCTGCGGGCACAATTCGTAATGTTGTTGTAGAGCCAAATCCGGAAATTAACGGTTGGCGCACAACATTTGAGTTTGTGCCAGGTGATGCCAAGGTGGCGGATTTAAGTTGTGCCCTAGAAACTGATACGGGCCCAGTGTCTGAACAGTGGCTATACCGATGGACGCCGTAA
- the mdoH gene encoding glucans biosynthesis glucosyltransferase MdoH: MPDSTQMFRALPSESPLDMPVQDFHAAPNMAGRGRTPLTSPRNIVLRRLAVIGSALLLTAYGAWRTHKVMDEAGVSTLGVIMLLLFIALFMWIALAFTSSVAGFCSLVAHGGLGLGISKSGPLPQLTRRNAVLLPTYNEPPRRVMAGLKAIYDSLQETGELGAFDFFILSDTTNPDVWVEEEAAFLALREETGGYDHIFYRRRHNNVERKAGNLGEWVRRFGGAYDHMVTLDADSVMSGATLVRMAAAMERNPGVGLIQTLPVITGGTTLFARLQQFAGRVYGPVIAYGIAWWHGSEGNYWGHNAIIRTRAFAEQAGMPHVPGKPPFGGHILSHDFVEAALMRRGGWAIHMVPALDGSYEESPPSLTDVAIRDRRWCQGNLQHVKVLPTKGLHWVSRMHMVVGIGAYVTSPLWLVFLLTGILISLQAHFERPEYFGETKLLYPHWPHVDPVQAKYVFIGTMIVLLAPKLLAYIALLLDRENCKGCGGAIRAAGSILVETLIGGLIAPIAMLIQTLGVFSILTGHDSGWNAQRRDDGGVPFMDIVRQYGRFTIFGVLLGAGAWVVSPSLFFWMTPVLLGLVFSIPLVAFTSSRNVGLDFRKAGLLLVPEETNMPDVLKKVEQDRESDETPDLPEDALRALRADVGLAQAHMAMLPPERKAGDPINADQLVGLVKLSESHTVSEVEHKLTVKEKAAVLGTRKGVESVLQLSE; this comes from the coding sequence ATGCCGGATTCTACACAAATGTTTCGTGCTCTCCCTTCAGAATCTCCGTTGGATATGCCGGTGCAGGATTTTCATGCTGCACCCAATATGGCAGGGCGTGGCCGCACGCCTCTTACCTCTCCGCGGAATATCGTGCTGCGTCGGTTGGCTGTTATTGGATCAGCATTGTTGCTGACGGCCTACGGGGCATGGCGCACGCATAAAGTGATGGATGAAGCAGGTGTTTCCACCTTGGGTGTGATCATGCTGCTGTTGTTTATTGCTCTATTTATGTGGATTGCACTGGCATTTACATCTTCTGTTGCCGGGTTCTGTTCTCTGGTTGCGCATGGTGGCCTTGGGCTAGGTATCAGCAAATCTGGCCCGCTGCCGCAGCTTACACGGCGGAATGCTGTTCTGCTACCTACGTATAATGAGCCTCCTCGCCGTGTTATGGCGGGATTGAAAGCTATTTACGATAGTTTGCAGGAAACGGGGGAATTAGGTGCCTTCGATTTCTTTATTCTCTCAGACACCACAAACCCGGATGTATGGGTAGAGGAAGAGGCAGCCTTCCTGGCGCTGCGTGAAGAAACTGGCGGATATGATCATATCTTTTACCGTCGTCGCCATAATAATGTAGAGCGTAAGGCTGGTAATCTGGGGGAATGGGTGCGCCGCTTTGGCGGAGCATATGACCACATGGTTACGTTGGATGCAGACTCCGTTATGTCTGGCGCCACGTTGGTGCGTATGGCCGCAGCCATGGAGCGTAACCCTGGTGTGGGCCTTATACAGACACTTCCGGTTATTACTGGTGGCACAACGCTTTTTGCACGTTTACAACAGTTTGCGGGCCGTGTGTACGGGCCTGTTATTGCGTACGGTATTGCATGGTGGCATGGCTCGGAGGGGAATTACTGGGGCCATAATGCCATTATTCGCACTCGCGCTTTTGCCGAGCAGGCAGGCATGCCGCATGTGCCGGGCAAGCCACCTTTTGGTGGACATATTCTGAGCCATGACTTTGTAGAAGCTGCCTTAATGCGCCGCGGGGGCTGGGCCATTCATATGGTGCCAGCTCTTGATGGCTCTTACGAGGAAAGTCCTCCTTCCCTTACCGATGTTGCCATTCGCGATAGGCGTTGGTGCCAAGGTAATTTGCAGCACGTCAAGGTTCTGCCAACAAAGGGGCTGCATTGGGTCAGCCGGATGCACATGGTTGTTGGCATCGGGGCTTATGTAACATCGCCTTTGTGGCTTGTGTTTTTGTTGACTGGTATTTTAATTTCTCTTCAGGCTCATTTTGAGCGGCCAGAATATTTTGGAGAAACAAAGCTTCTTTATCCACACTGGCCGCATGTTGATCCTGTGCAGGCGAAGTATGTGTTTATCGGCACCATGATTGTGCTGCTAGCACCAAAACTTCTTGCGTATATCGCGTTGTTGCTGGATAGGGAAAACTGCAAAGGGTGTGGTGGTGCCATACGTGCGGCAGGTTCCATATTAGTGGAAACGCTGATTGGCGGTTTGATTGCACCAATAGCCATGCTGATTCAAACACTCGGTGTATTCTCCATTCTTACAGGCCACGATTCCGGCTGGAATGCACAGCGGCGAGATGATGGCGGTGTGCCATTTATGGATATTGTCCGTCAGTATGGGCGTTTTACCATTTTTGGTGTGCTATTAGGGGCCGGAGCATGGGTTGTGTCTCCCTCTCTTTTCTTCTGGATGACACCGGTTTTGCTGGGGCTGGTTTTTTCCATCCCTCTGGTGGCGTTTACCAGCAGTCGTAATGTTGGCTTGGATTTTCGCAAAGCTGGCCTTCTTTTAGTGCCAGAAGAAACCAATATGCCGGATGTTCTTAAAAAGGTAGAGCAAGACCGCGAAAGTGATGAAACCCCAGATCTTCCAGAAGATGCTTTGCGGGCTTTGCGGGCAGATGTGGGGCTGGCGCAGGCGCATATGGCTATGCTGCCGCCAGAGCGTAAAGCGGGAGATCCCATCAATGCGGATCAGCTCGTGGGTTTGGTAAAACTTTCAGAATCTCACACAGTTTCTGAGGTTGAACATAAACTTACGGTAAAAGAAAAAGCTGCAGTGCTGGGCACACGCAAAGGCGTGGAAAGCGTTCTGCAACTTTCAGAGTAA
- the nagA gene encoding N-acetylglucosamine-6-phosphate deacetylase: protein MTELSGNLVLPNTIVSGSIHFETKIQDITPTQHETDRYILPGFIDGHIHGGDGADTMDGVKAIHTLSRFHARHGTTTLLPTTITSPWPDVINTLHAIAEVTGQQIPDGPMIHGAHLEGPFVSPHKLGAQPPFNIAPTSDKVLEVLAINCVRVVTLAPELPHAQTAMKSFAKAGVRVSLGHTVASYEQAHQAICHICKSGGVVGGTHLFNAMPPIESRRPGPVTALMCSDAYAEMIFDTHHIHPATFQLAQRIMPNRLVFVTDAMRAAGLPDGPSQLGGQDVIVENGTARLPNGSLAGSVLTLDVALRNAVNTGTSLHEAVALLTRNPANYLGLHDRGILEAGKRADFVVMDSNLHVQEVWVSGQRIY from the coding sequence ATGACCGAACTTTCCGGAAATCTTGTGCTTCCAAATACAATTGTAAGCGGAAGTATACATTTTGAAACCAAAATTCAGGATATTACACCTACTCAACATGAAACAGACCGCTATATTCTTCCTGGCTTTATCGACGGACACATCCACGGGGGCGACGGCGCAGATACAATGGATGGTGTAAAAGCCATTCACACCCTTAGCCGGTTTCATGCTCGGCATGGCACGACAACATTATTGCCAACAACCATCACCAGCCCTTGGCCGGATGTTATCAACACATTACATGCTATTGCTGAAGTGACTGGGCAACAAATTCCAGATGGCCCGATGATACATGGCGCGCATCTGGAAGGACCTTTTGTGAGCCCCCATAAACTCGGAGCTCAGCCTCCTTTTAATATCGCCCCAACATCAGACAAGGTTTTAGAGGTTCTTGCTATAAACTGTGTGCGTGTTGTGACACTAGCACCGGAGCTTCCTCATGCACAAACTGCCATGAAAAGTTTTGCCAAAGCTGGCGTGCGTGTCAGCCTGGGTCATACAGTTGCCAGTTATGAACAAGCTCATCAGGCTATTTGTCATATTTGCAAATCTGGTGGTGTGGTTGGCGGCACCCATCTCTTTAACGCTATGCCCCCCATTGAAAGCAGACGCCCCGGCCCAGTTACCGCCTTAATGTGCAGTGACGCCTATGCCGAAATGATTTTTGATACACACCATATCCATCCAGCAACATTTCAACTAGCTCAACGCATTATGCCAAATCGGCTTGTTTTTGTAACCGATGCCATGCGTGCTGCTGGTTTGCCAGATGGGCCAAGCCAACTTGGTGGGCAAGACGTAATTGTAGAAAATGGAACAGCACGCTTGCCAAATGGTAGCCTTGCAGGAAGCGTGCTGACATTAGATGTTGCCCTACGCAATGCCGTAAATACCGGAACATCATTGCACGAAGCAGTAGCACTTTTAACGCGCAACCCAGCAAACTATCTAGGGCTGCATGACCGCGGCATATTAGAGGCCGGAAAACGTGCTGATTTTGTTGTAATGGATTCCAACCTGCATGTGCAGGAAGTATGGGTAAGCGGCCAGCGTATTTATTAA
- the gluP gene encoding glucose/galactose MFS transporter yields the protein MHNRTFWRAVSCPAGPYGWLPLILIAILFFIIGFVTWLNGPLISFVKIAFSLDDISAFLIPFVFYISYFLFAIPASKIVTKQGLRQSLIYALSIMTAGMIVTGQFMKASSYLGALCGFLILGSGLALLQVAINPYISFLGPTDRAAQRIAIMGICNKVGGILAPIALAAFAMPHIGDFPLTYNAQNNSILQQQFISTIYWPYIGMATLLALTTLYIKCSTLPDIKISHLKNIETSVPTNSNPTLCFGVLAMFLYVGVEVLAGDAIGTYASGFHIPFRISSLFTSATLVCMLCGYLVGLICVPRHISEERALLLSCLTGFALSLLAYMTHGYISVACVALLGFSNSMIFPSLFPTVLNSTHNKTSFVSALLVMAYCGGGILPQCFVWLKSIIGFQAAFSALSCICYFVISLFILRFSKTPHNTNT from the coding sequence ATGCACAATCGCACCTTCTGGCGCGCTGTTTCCTGCCCGGCCGGGCCTTATGGCTGGCTACCACTTATTCTGATTGCAATATTGTTTTTTATAATCGGCTTTGTAACCTGGCTGAATGGGCCTCTTATATCTTTTGTAAAAATTGCATTTTCCCTTGATGATATAAGCGCATTTTTGATCCCTTTTGTTTTTTATATTTCATATTTTTTATTCGCCATTCCGGCCAGTAAAATTGTAACAAAACAAGGTCTACGACAAAGCCTGATATATGCCTTAAGCATTATGACAGCAGGCATGATTGTTACAGGCCAATTTATGAAAGCATCATCTTACCTTGGTGCATTATGCGGATTTTTAATTCTGGGTAGCGGGTTGGCGCTTCTGCAGGTTGCTATAAACCCTTATATAAGCTTTTTAGGCCCAACTGATCGCGCTGCACAACGTATTGCAATTATGGGTATTTGCAACAAAGTTGGCGGCATTTTAGCTCCTATTGCTTTGGCAGCGTTTGCCATGCCGCATATTGGAGATTTTCCACTTACTTACAATGCACAAAACAATTCGATCTTACAACAACAATTCATTTCTACAATTTACTGGCCTTATATAGGAATGGCTACGCTTTTAGCTCTGACAACTTTGTATATAAAATGTTCAACTCTACCTGATATAAAAATATCTCACCTAAAAAACATAGAAACAAGCGTTCCTACAAATTCAAACCCAACCTTATGCTTTGGTGTTTTGGCCATGTTTCTTTACGTTGGTGTGGAGGTGTTGGCTGGAGATGCTATTGGAACCTATGCATCTGGATTTCATATTCCATTCAGAATATCCAGTCTTTTTACATCAGCCACCCTTGTTTGTATGCTTTGTGGGTATCTGGTTGGGTTAATATGTGTACCACGTCACATCTCTGAAGAGCGTGCACTTCTGCTTTCCTGCCTTACAGGTTTTGCCTTAAGCCTTCTGGCATATATGACTCATGGATACATATCTGTTGCATGCGTAGCGCTGCTGGGCTTCTCAAATTCCATGATATTTCCATCTCTTTTCCCAACCGTTTTAAACTCCACCCACAACAAAACCTCTTTTGTCTCTGCGTTGTTGGTTATGGCATATTGTGGAGGTGGTATTTTACCGCAATGCTTTGTATGGCTAAAATCCATTATAGGGTTTCAGGCAGCATTTTCAGCATTATCCTGCATATGCTATTTTGTAATTTCATTATTTATTTTACGTTTTTCAAAAACACCCCACAACACAAACACCTAA